A genomic region of Cannabis sativa cultivar Pink pepper isolate KNU-18-1 chromosome 1, ASM2916894v1, whole genome shotgun sequence contains the following coding sequences:
- the LOC115707772 gene encoding cytochrome P450 CYP72A219 — MEVSSVCSLCTKLLGIVITVTWILRAANWVWFRPKRLEKCLRKQGLKGTPYRFLFGDLRESFKMIKEARSKSINLSDDVVPRIFPFVLDTVNNYGKDSFMWFGPTPRVLIANPENIKDVFMKLGDFPKPHSNPLIELLVKGLANYDGHKWAKHRKIINPAFHMEKIKHMVPAFYVSCNEMLTKWEQLMVKQNGSDNECGEIDVWPYLENMTGDVISRTAFGSSYEEAKTLFQLQKEQAELAIKAIQNVYIPGWRFVPTKLNRRMQQIDCQVQTLLKELINKREKAMKAGEAPNDDLLGILMESNFKEIKEHGNNKNVGMSIKDVIEECKLFYFAGQETTSVLLNWTMIMLSRFPHWQARARDEVLQVFGDNSPDFDGLAHLKVVTMILYEVLRLYPPVISLARRVHKQTQLGNLTLPAGVQVLLPTILVHYDTELWGEDAKEFKPERFAEGVSKATKGQVSFFPFGWGPRICIGQNFALNEAKMAMALILQRFTFEFSPSYAHAPATVITLQPQYGAHLIIHKRN; from the exons ATGGAGGTCTCCTCTGTTTGTTCACTATGTACTAAATTACTTGGCATAGTCATAACTGTGACATGGATTTTGAGAGCTGCGAACTGGGTATGGTTTAGACCTAAAAGGCTTGAAAAGTGCCTTAGAAAGCAAGGTCTTAAGGGCACCCCTTACAGATTTCTGTTTGGAGACTTGAGAGAGAGCTTTAAGATGATCAAAGAGGCAAGGTCCAAATCCATCAATCTCTCAGACGATGTCGTTCCACGGATTTTCCCTTTTGTCCTTGACACAGTCAACAATTATg GTAAAGATTCATTTATGTGGTTTGGACCAACACCAAGAGTACTCATCGCAAACCCAGAAAACATAAAAGACGTTTTCATGAAGTTAGGTGATTTTCCCAAACCACATTCTAATCCACTCATAGAGTTGCTTGTAAAGGGTCTAGCAAATTATGATGGCCACAAATGGGCCAAACATAGAAAGATTATCAATCCAGCTTTCCATATGGAGAAGAtaaag CATATGGTTCCAGCATTCTATGTAAGCTGCAATGAAATGTTAACGAAATGGGAGCAATTAATGGTGAAGCAGAATGGAAGTGACAATGAATGTGGTGAGATAGATGTGTGGCCTTACCTAGAAAATATGACTGGAGATGTCATTTCTAGAACTGCTTTTGGGAGTAGCTATGAGGAAGCTAAGACCCTTTTCCAGCTCCAAAAAGAACAAGCTGAACTTGCTATTAAAGCTATACAAAATGTCTATATTCCCGGATGGAG ATTTGTGCCAACTAAGTTAAACAGGAGGATGCAACAAATTGACTGTCAAGTGCAAACTCTTTTAAAGGAATTGATCAATAAAAGAGAGAAGGCAATGAAAGCCGGAGAAGCTCCTAACGATGACTTGTTAGGCATACTAATGGAGTCCAATTTCaaagaaattaaagaacatgGGAACAACAAGAATGTTGGAATGAGTATTAAAGATGTAATTGAGGAATGTAAGTTGTTTTACTTTGCTGGCCAAGAGACCACCTCTGTCTTACTCAATTGGACCATGATCATGTTAAGTAGGTTTCCTCATTGGCAAGCTCGGGCTAGAGACGAGGTTTTGCAAGTCTTTGGTGATAACAGTCCGGATTTTGATGGACTAGCACACCTCAAAGTT gTTACTATGATTTTGTACGAAGTTCTAAGGCTTTATCCGCCTGTAATTTCTCTGGCTCGAAGAGTGCACAAGCAGACACAACTTGGGAATTTGACATTACCAGCAGGAGTACAAGTGTTATTACCAACTATCCTTGTTCACTATGATACCGAGTTATGGGGAGAAGATGCCAAAGAGTTCAAGCCAGAGAGGTTTGCAGAAGGAGTTTCTAAGGCCACCAAGGGCCAAGTTTCCTTTTTCCCCTTTGGTTGGGGGCCTCGAATTTGCATAGGCCAAAATTTTGCTTTGAATGAAGCCAAAATGGCCATGGCCTTGATTCTACAACGCTTTACTTTTGAATTTTCACCCTCTTATGCTCATGCTCCTGCAACTGTTATTACCCTTCAGCCACAATATGGTGCTCACTTAATTATACATAAACGTAATTAA
- the LOC115708157 gene encoding cytochrome P450 CYP72A219, producing the protein MEVSSSSILSLCASLVGILIAVTWIWRVVDWVWLRPKRLEKGLRKQGFKGNPYRFLFGDLKESSKLIKEATSKPINLSDDVNPRIFPFLDLTVKKYGKDSFIWIGPTPRVNITNPQLLKDILTKLDDFPKPRVNPLVLLLATGLANYEGDKWVKHRRLINQAFHMEKLKHMVPAFYVSCNEMLTKWEQLMVKQNGSDKECGEIDVWPYLQNMTGDVISRTAFGSSYEEAKTIFQLQKEQAELAMKALRTVYVPGWRFVPTTLNKRMKQLDKQVQTLLKELINKRENAMRAGEAANDDLLGIMMESNFKEIKEHGNNKNVGMSIKDVIEECKLFYFAGQETTSVLLVWTMVLLSRFPHWQARARDEVLQVFGDNMTPDFEGLSHLKVVTMIFYEVLRLYPPAIFINRTVHEKTQLGNISIPAGVELSLPAILVHCDTELWGEDAKEFKPERFAEGVSKATKGQVSFFPFGWGPRICVGQNLAMVEAKMAMALILQRFTFELSPSYAHAPIAILTLQPQYGAHLILHKRY; encoded by the exons aTGGAGGTCTCCTCATCATCAATCCTTTCACTGTGTGCTAGCTTAGTTGGTATACTAATAGCTGTGACATGGATTTGGAGGGTTGTGGATTGGGTATGGTTGAGGCCCAAAAGGCTTGAAAAAGGCCTTAGAAAACAAGGCTTTAAAGGGAATCCTTACAGGTTTCTGTTTGGAGACCTGAAGGAAAGCTCTAAATTGATCAAAGAAGCCACTTCCAAACCCATCAATCTCTCAGACGACGTCAATCCTCGGATTTTCCCTTTTCTCGATCTCACAGTCAAGAAATATG GTAAGGATTCATTTATATGGATTGGACCGACGCCAAGAGTAAACATCACAAACCCACAACTCTTGAAAGATATTTTGACAAAATTGGATGATTTTCCAAAACCACGTGTCAATCCACTTGTACTTTTGCTAGCTACTGGTCTAGCAAATTATGAGGGTGATAAATGGGTCAAACATCGAAGGTTGATCAATCAAGCTTTCCACATGGAGAAGTTAAAG CATATGGTTCCAGCATTCTATGTAAGCTGCAATGAAATGTTAACGAAATGGGAGCAATTAATGGTGAAGCAGAATGGAAGTGACAAAGAATGTGGTGAGATAGATGTGTGGCCTTATCTTCAAAATATGACTGGAGATGTCATTTCTAGAACTGCTTTTGGGAGTAGCTATGAAGAAGCTAAGACCATTTTCCAACTCCAAAAAGAGCAAGCTGAACTTGCTATGAAAGCTCTAAGGACTGTTTATGTTCCCGGATGGAG ATTTGTGCCAACTACGTTGAACAAGAGAATGAAACAATTAGATAAGCAAGTACAAACTCTTTTGAAAGAGTTGATCAATAAAAGAGAAAATGCAATGAGAGCCGGAGAAGCTGCCAACGATGATTTGTTAGGCATAATGATGGAGTCCAATTTCaaagaaattaaagaacatgGGAACAACAAGAACGTTGGAATGAGTATTAAAGATGTAATTGAGGAATGTAAGTTGTTTTACTTTGCTGGCCAAGAGACCACCTCTGTCTTACTTGTTTGGACTATGGTCCTTTTAAGTAGGTTTCCTCATTGGCAAGCTCGCGCAAGAGATGAGGTTTTGCAAGTCTTTGGCGATAACATGACTCCGGACTTCGAAGGCTTATCACACCTTAAAGtt GTGACAATGATTTTTTATGAAGTTCTAAGGCTTTACCCACCGGCAATCTTTATCAATCGCACTGTGCACGAGAAAACACAGCTTGGAAATATATCAATACCAGCAGGGGTAGAATTGTCATTACCTGCCATCCTTGTTCACTGTGATACGGAGTTGTGGGGAGAGGATGCCAAGGAGTTCAAGCCAGAGAGATTTGCAGAAGGAGTATCCAAGGCCACCAAAGGGCAAGTTTCCTTCTTTCCCTTCGGTTGGGGACCTCGGATTTGCGTCGGCCAAAACCTTGCTATGGTTGAAGCCAAAATGGCCATGGCCTTGATACTACAACGCTTCACTTTTGAACTCTCACCCTCCTATGCTCATGCTCCTATAGCCATTCTTACACTTCAGCCACAATATGGTGCtcacttaattctacataaacgTTATTAA